One part of the Macrobrachium rosenbergii isolate ZJJX-2024 chromosome 3, ASM4041242v1, whole genome shotgun sequence genome encodes these proteins:
- the LOC136825217 gene encoding serine proteinase stubble-like isoform X1: protein MKEASLMNCFSASFAVCVIILCELFIHPCVAQVAGIRFPQSRNIDRILQDNFGSAVSTRISRPSSDFCTSPDHQQGRCVLMSQCPVFIPLVGNIREAGVFSFIKDRICSLEITNVRICCPNDPNNVALPTSSSRLPSSGGFAQETQSHITFGGSSSGGSSQAVPVAPQQNFPLPSFPSQSPNNFPITTTSTAGSFLPTTQTQNPFLQGTGDQIPVSLPINPPQSLPMTPSQVPSIQNPLALGATLRPQNGDSFSPNALLPDRTNDDQSEDSGSDSAFIPSEGDCGSLDNLKTARANQQSHWPWLVAVGFFDETRNFEVTCGGAIITNKHVITAAHCLAVRPNPTHVRVGDFDLGRSNDLAKPQDIRIASFQTPGYKSDTFANDIAIITLAQDVIFNDFIQPLCLPHRFRYDGFRYQNLNVIGWTHTHFIKGRSDQPQIPNDFLAPVIGLGDCQRNYQKTSKTVVINRTNLCAVGGMQDVCLRDSSALAVYHDDVTTNRMYLAGLGSFGFGCDKPQAPYVFTRIGHHIPWIQGIISEGRRF, encoded by the exons ATGAAGGAGGCGTCCCTCATGAACTGTTTCTCGGCGTCGTTTGCCGTCTGCGTCATCATTCTGTGTGAGCTGTTTATTCATCCTTGCGTAGCACAAG TTGCAGGTATCAGATTTCCCCAGTCAAGAAATATAGACCGCATCCTTCAGGACAACTTTGGCAGTGCTGTTTCCACAAGGATTAGTAGACCCTCATCTGACTTCTGCACGTCGCCCGACCACCAGCAAG GTCGGTGTGTGTTGATGAGCCAGTGTCCAGTCTTCATCCCTCTGGTAGGGAACATTCGGGAAGCCGGagtattttctttcatcaaagACCGCATTTGCAG tttggAGATCACTAACGTCCGCATCTGCTGTCCAAATGACCCAAACAATGTAGCTTTACCAACATCATCATCTCGACTGCCATCTTCGGGTGGTTTTGCACAGGAGACTCAATCTCATATAACCTTTGGAGGATCATCATCAGGTGGAAGCTCCCAGGCTGTTCCTGTTGCACCTCAGCAGAACTTTCCATTGCCAAGTTTTCCTTCTCAGTCGCCAAATAATTTTCCCATCACTACTACAAGTACTGCTGGGTCATTCCTCCCAACCACTCAAACTCAGAATCCATTCCTACAGGGTACAGGAGACCAGATTCCAGTGTCTCTGCCCATTAATCCCCCTCAGAGTCTGCCCATGACACCATCCCAAGTTCCATCTATACAAAACCCACTGGCTCTAGGTGCAACTCTGAGACCTCAGAATGGTGATTCATTTTCTCCTAATGCATTACTGCCAGATCGAACAAATGATGATCAATCTGAAGATTCTGGAAGTGATTCTGCTTTTATACCATCAGAGGGAGATTGTGGATCACTAGACAATTTAAAAACTGCAAGAGCAAATCAG CAATCACACTGGCCATGGCTTGTTGCTGTAGGTTTCTTTGATGAGACACGGAATTTTGAGGTTACTTGTGGAGGTGCTATAATTACCAATAAGCATGTCATTACTGCAGCTCACTGCTTAGCAGTTAGACCAAATCC AACACATGTTCGAGTAGGTGATTTTGACCTAGGTAGAAGCAACGATTTGGCCAAACCTCAAGATATCCGCATTGCCAGTTTCCAGACTCCAGGCTACAAATCAGACACATTTGCCAATGATATTGCCATCATAACTCTTGCTCAGGACGTCATATTTAATG aCTTCATTCAGCCATTGTGCCTTCCTCATAGATTCCGTTATGATGGATTTCGTTACCAAAATCTCAATGTAATtggctggacacacacacacttcatcaAAG GGAGAAGTGATCAACCACAAATACCAAATGACTTCCTGGCTCCTGTGATTGGACTTGGTGATTGCCAAAGAAATTACCAGAAAACTTCAAAGACTGTTGTTATTAATCGTACCAATCTGTGTGCTGTTGGAGGAATGCAGGATGTTTGTTTG AGAGATAGCAGTGCATTGGCAGTATACCATGATGATGTAACTACAAACCGTATGTATTTGGCAGGCCTTGGTTCCTTTGGATTTGGTTGTGATAAACCCCAAGCCCCGTATGTTTTCACTAGAATTGGTCATCATATTCCTTGGATACAGGGTATAATTTCAGAAGGAAGGAGATTTTAG
- the LOC136825217 gene encoding phenoloxidase-activating factor 3-like isoform X2, translated as MSQCPVFIPLVGNIREAGVFSFIKDRICSLEITNVRICCPNDPNNVALPTSSSRLPSSGGFAQETQSHITFGGSSSGGSSQAVPVAPQQNFPLPSFPSQSPNNFPITTTSTAGSFLPTTQTQNPFLQGTGDQIPVSLPINPPQSLPMTPSQVPSIQNPLALGATLRPQNGDSFSPNALLPDRTNDDQSEDSGSDSAFIPSEGDCGSLDNLKTARANQQSHWPWLVAVGFFDETRNFEVTCGGAIITNKHVITAAHCLAVRPNPTHVRVGDFDLGRSNDLAKPQDIRIASFQTPGYKSDTFANDIAIITLAQDVIFNDFIQPLCLPHRFRYDGFRYQNLNVIGWTHTHFIKGRSDQPQIPNDFLAPVIGLGDCQRNYQKTSKTVVINRTNLCAVGGMQDVCLRDSSALAVYHDDVTTNRMYLAGLGSFGFGCDKPQAPYVFTRIGHHIPWIQGIISEGRRF; from the exons ATGAGCCAGTGTCCAGTCTTCATCCCTCTGGTAGGGAACATTCGGGAAGCCGGagtattttctttcatcaaagACCGCATTTGCAG tttggAGATCACTAACGTCCGCATCTGCTGTCCAAATGACCCAAACAATGTAGCTTTACCAACATCATCATCTCGACTGCCATCTTCGGGTGGTTTTGCACAGGAGACTCAATCTCATATAACCTTTGGAGGATCATCATCAGGTGGAAGCTCCCAGGCTGTTCCTGTTGCACCTCAGCAGAACTTTCCATTGCCAAGTTTTCCTTCTCAGTCGCCAAATAATTTTCCCATCACTACTACAAGTACTGCTGGGTCATTCCTCCCAACCACTCAAACTCAGAATCCATTCCTACAGGGTACAGGAGACCAGATTCCAGTGTCTCTGCCCATTAATCCCCCTCAGAGTCTGCCCATGACACCATCCCAAGTTCCATCTATACAAAACCCACTGGCTCTAGGTGCAACTCTGAGACCTCAGAATGGTGATTCATTTTCTCCTAATGCATTACTGCCAGATCGAACAAATGATGATCAATCTGAAGATTCTGGAAGTGATTCTGCTTTTATACCATCAGAGGGAGATTGTGGATCACTAGACAATTTAAAAACTGCAAGAGCAAATCAG CAATCACACTGGCCATGGCTTGTTGCTGTAGGTTTCTTTGATGAGACACGGAATTTTGAGGTTACTTGTGGAGGTGCTATAATTACCAATAAGCATGTCATTACTGCAGCTCACTGCTTAGCAGTTAGACCAAATCC AACACATGTTCGAGTAGGTGATTTTGACCTAGGTAGAAGCAACGATTTGGCCAAACCTCAAGATATCCGCATTGCCAGTTTCCAGACTCCAGGCTACAAATCAGACACATTTGCCAATGATATTGCCATCATAACTCTTGCTCAGGACGTCATATTTAATG aCTTCATTCAGCCATTGTGCCTTCCTCATAGATTCCGTTATGATGGATTTCGTTACCAAAATCTCAATGTAATtggctggacacacacacacttcatcaAAG GGAGAAGTGATCAACCACAAATACCAAATGACTTCCTGGCTCCTGTGATTGGACTTGGTGATTGCCAAAGAAATTACCAGAAAACTTCAAAGACTGTTGTTATTAATCGTACCAATCTGTGTGCTGTTGGAGGAATGCAGGATGTTTGTTTG AGAGATAGCAGTGCATTGGCAGTATACCATGATGATGTAACTACAAACCGTATGTATTTGGCAGGCCTTGGTTCCTTTGGATTTGGTTGTGATAAACCCCAAGCCCCGTATGTTTTCACTAGAATTGGTCATCATATTCCTTGGATACAGGGTATAATTTCAGAAGGAAGGAGATTTTAG